The genomic DNA CTCTGGGAACAAGCCCAACTCTTCCATAACCAAATAAATGCGGTCTAAGCCAAAGGAAATGCCAATTCCAGGGATATTCTTAACGCCAAAAACTTCGGTTAGATTGTTATATCTACCGCCGCCGCCAATAGAGCCCATCTGCACGCCGTGGGCTTTAACTTCAAAAATAGCCCCTGTATAATAATCCAAACCGCGCGCTAAGGTAATGTCAAACGCTAAACTCTCCTTATCCACGCCCAATTCTAACGATTGCTCTATGACAAATTCTAATTCCTCTATGCCTTTAAGCCCCTCCTCTATGCCTTGGAAACGGCTTTTAAGATCTTGGAGCTGAGATAGCGGATTTTCCGCTGGATGGAATAAAAATTCTAACTTTTCAATGGCTCCATCAGAGATGTTTTTTTCTTTTAGTTCTTTGATAACGCCCTCTCTTCCAATCTTATCCAGCTTATCCAGCGCCACGGTAAAGTCAATCAGCTGTGCCTCAATGCCAGCATAAATAGCCAGCCCAGTCAGTATTTTTCTATTGTTGATGTGAACCACCGCTTTTATGCCCAAATCTGCAAACGATTTAACATAAAGTTGCACCAAATCTACTTCCTGCCAAAGGCTCTCGCTGCCTACCACATCGGCATCACATTGGTAAAATTCTCTGAAACGCCCTTTCTGTGGTCTATCTGCGCGCCACACTGGTTGAATTTGATAGCGTTTATAAGGGAAAGTCAGCTGTCCTTGGTTCATTGCTACAAACCTCGCAAAAGGCACCGTTAAATCATACCGAAGGGCTTTATCCGAAATTTTAGAAGTCAGCTGTGGATAGTTTTTTTCTTGCCACATTTCATCGGAAACCTTGTTGAGATATTCCCCAGAATTGAGGATTTTAAAAATCAAGCGGTCGCCTTCCTCGCCATATTTACCTGTCAGCGTAGAGAGGTTTTCAAAACTTGGGGTTTCCAGTGGTGAAAATCCAAAGAGTTCAAAATTATTTTGTAACTTACTGATAATGTATCTTCTGCGATAGATTTCCTCTGCAGTAAAATCTCGTGTTCCTTTGGCTAAAGTCGGTTTCATAAGTTGATTGTGCTATCTCAATTAAAGCCACAAAAATAGGAAATATTTAAGGATAATGCTAATCGCTGCATCGCATCTCTCAAAAAAAGACCGACTTGCTATGGTTGTTACTGTTTTTATGCCTCATCATCAGCGGAATCGTGCTAATCTATAATGCTTTGAGCGCGCTCGGCATCTTGCTCTGCCACGAATAAAATATAATTTTAATGGGCATTACTGCAACATTATTCACATATTCATTCTGAATATAGCTCTCTATCCCCTCTGATGCCAGTTTTGTTTTGATAATTTCTATTTCATAAAGATACGAAGACTCATAAATTCTTATCAATTCTATTGTTTTTTTTCCCAAAGATAATAAAAAAAGCTTTATATTAGTGGCATCAATTTTAAGTCTAATTTATAAAAAAGTAAAACTATATGTCTTATTATCCATTAAGCCAAATTCCAGATTATTATATGTTAGATGCCCTCCTTACGGAAGAACATTTATTGGTAAGAAATGCCGTTAGAGACTGGGTAGAATCTTTCATTATGCCACAAATAGACGAGGCAGCACAGCACCACAAAGAAATCCCTAATCTGATGAAAGAATTAGGAAAAATAGGGGCTTTAGGTCCTTATATCCCCGAAGAATACGGCGGTGCAGGCTTAGATCAAATTTCTTATGGACTGATTATGCAAGAGTTAGAACGCGGTGATTCGGCGGTGCGCTCGGCAGCATCTGTACAATCTTCATTGGTGATGTTCCCTATTTTTGAGTTCGGCTCTGAAGAACAAAAAAGAAAATATTTGCCGCAATTGGCTTCTGGGGAGATGATTGGCGCTTTCGGATTAACGGAGCCCAACCACGGCTCTAACCCCGCAGGGATGGAAACCCACTTTAAAGATATGGGCGATCACCTCCTCCTCAATGGGGCAAAAATGTGGATTACCAATGCGCCGCTTTGTGATATTGCCATCGTTTGGGCTAAAGGCGAAGATGGCGTAGTTAGAGGAATGATTGTAGAACGCGGTATGGAAGGCTTTAGCACGCCAGAAACGCTTAATAAATGGAGTCTACGCGCTTCTAAAACTGGAGAATTGGTTTTTAGAGATGTTAAAGTGCCGAAAGAAAATTTATTACCAAACATCAAAGGGTTAAAAGGACCACTTTCTTGCTTAAACTCCGCTCGTTACGGGATTTCTTGGGGCGTTATTGGAGCGGCTATAGATTGCTATTGCACCGCTGTTCAGTACACGCAGGAACGCACACAGTTTGGAAAACCTATTGCCAGCTTCCAACTTCAACAGAAGAAATTAGCCGAATTTTTAACCGAAATTACCAAAGCACAGTTGCTCTCTTGGCGATTGGGTACGCTTAAAAACGAACACCAAGCCATGCCAGCACAAATCTCTATGGCGAAGCGGAATAATGTAAAAATGGCGATTGACATCGCGAGAGAAAGTCGGCAGATGTTAGGCGGAATGGGCATTATGGGCGAGTTCCCAATGATGAGACACGCCGCCAATTTAGAATCGGTGATAACCTACGAAGGCACGCACGACATCCACTTGCTCATCACAGGGATGGATATTACAGGAATTAACGCTTTTGCATAGACTTCAATTTCAATATTAAAAGTTATGACAGAAAAAGATAAACGATTTGTAGCACTTTGGCAAAATTTGAGAAAAAGTAGGCTTCAATTTTCATTAAAGCAAGGTTTTGTGATTGCGTTTATATTTATTTTAATTGTAACGCCCATCAATTATTTTCTCACACAACCTGATGATTGGAAAGTTTTCATTGCAAAAAACTCATTCATTTGGTTGGGCGCATCGCTTTTGCTTTCGGTCTACTATTATTTTGTAGGCTTTAGAAGGTACGAAAACCGTTATAATCAAATTCTTAATCAAGACAATAAAAAACAATAATAGTTTAAAGAAATAAAACCATGATAGATAAAACCGTAAAAAATGTACAAGAAGCTTGCGAAGGCATTCAAGATGGTATGACCATTATGCTGGGTGGCTTTGGGCTCTGTGGTATTCCTGAAAACAGCATTGCAGAGTTGGTTAGAAAAGGCGTAAAAGACCTCACTTGCATCTCCAATAACGCTGGCGTAGATGATTTTGGTTTGGGGTTACTCCTTCAAAAAAAGCAAATTAAAAAAATGATAGCCTCTTATGTAGGAGAAAACGCTGAATTTGAGCGCCAACTCCTCCACGGCGAGTTAGAGGTGGAGCTCATTCCGCAAGGGACTTTAGCCACAAGATGTTTAGCAGCAGGTTATGGTATGCCCGCAATCTACACGCCAGCTGGCGTAGGCACAGAGGTGGCAGAAGGTAAAGAAGTAAGAAATTTCAATGGTAAAGATTACCTTTTAGAATACGCTTTTGATGCTGATTTTGCCATCGTAAAAGCGTGGAAAGGCGACACGGCAGGCAATCTGATCTATCGCTCTACCGCCAGAAATTTTAACCCTCCAATGGCCATGGCAGGGAAAATCACCATTGCGGAAGTGGAAGAATTGGTACCTGCTGGGGCTTTAGATCCTGACCAAATCCATACCCCTGGGATTTATGTGCATCGTATCTTCCAAGGCGAGAAGTACGAAAAACGCATAGAGCAAAGAACGGTAAGAACAAAATAACCTCACACAAGTATTAAAAAAAGCAATTATGGCATTAACGAAAGAGCAAATAGCACAGCGCATAGCGAAAGAAATAAAACACAACTCTTATGTCAATTTAGGCATCGGTATTCCTACGCTGGTCGCCAACTATATCCCCGAAGGCATCAATGTGGTGCTGCAATCCGAAAATGGACTCCTCGGTATGGGACCTTTTCCTTTTAAAGACGAGGAAGATGCAGACCTCATTAACGCTGGTAAACAAACCATTACCACGCTCTCAGGTTCTGTTATTTTTGATTCGGCGATGAGTTTTGGTATGATTAGAGCCCAGAAAGTAGACCTCACCATCTTAGGGGCGATGGAGGTTTCCGAACAAGGCGATATTGCCAACTGGAAAATCCCTGGTAAAATGGTGAAAGGTATGGGCGGCGCGATGGACTTGGTGGCTTCTGCAAAAAACATCATCGTAGCGATGCAACAGGTTAATAAACACGGTGATAGCAAGCTGTTACCACAATGTACACTGCCACTCACAGGGGTAAAATGCATTAAAAAAATTGTTACCGAACTCGGGGTTTATGATGTGGTGCCAGAAGGTGGCTTCAAATTATTAGAACGCGCGCCAGGGGTGAGCATAGAAGACATCAAGGCTGCAACAGTAGGGAAACTCATCATAGAAGGCGATATTCCTGAGATGAAATTTTAACCCCAATTGAAACGAAAAAAACAGTTCAGATTTTAATGCCTGAACTGTTTTTTATTATAACATTTTGAGGTTATTCACCTCTAAATCGGTTAAGATGCGCCAATGACCACGCTTGATATTCTTCTTGGTCAGCCCTGCAAACATCACTCTATCCAGCGCTTCTACCTCGTAGCCCAATCTTTGGAAAATACGGCGAATCACCCTATTCCATCCAATATGAATCTCAATACCGATTTCATTTTTCGGCTTACCTTCAATATAAGAAATGTGGTCTACCTCTGCCACGCCTTCCTCCAAACGAATGCCCTCTGCAATGGTGTTCATATCCTCGCGAGATAATTTTCTGTCCAAAGTGACATGGTAAATTTTCTTAATATTAAAAGACGGATGCGTTAATTTTTTGGTTAAATGCCCATCATTAGTCAGTAAAATAACGCCCGTAGTCTGTCGGTCTAAGCGCCCCACAGGGAAAATACGGTACGGCGATGCATTGGCTGTCAGCTCCATCACCGTTTTTCTGGCTTTCTCATCTTTCGTTGTAGAAATGTAGCCTTTCGGCTTGTTAAGGAGCACATACACGGGCTTTTCAGGCGTTAGATTTTGCCCATCAAAGCTGACTTTATCCGTTTTTTGCACTTGGTAGCCCATCTCGGTCACCACTTTGCCATTCACTTCTACCAAGCCTTGTTGTATCAACTCATCGGCCTCTCTCCTGCTGCATATTCCAGAATTGGCGATATATTTATTTAGCCTAATAGTTTCTTTAGGCTGCTGTACCAACTTGTTTATTCTTCTCTTCTGCACAAAATTTCTTGCTCTATCTTCCGCCGAAGCTTGGCTACCGCGCCCCCCTTCTCTGCGGTCTCCTTTGACATACTTATCACGAGCGTCAAAGTTTTTACCATTCAATTTTGAGCCACGAGAATTTCCGGTTCTATTTCTATTAGACCCAGATTTACCTCTTCCTGATGAAAAATTGTTGCGTTCTCTGCTCATATTCTTATTTTTTGCAAAGATACAACTTTTAAACTCAACCTAATGCTTTTTTACGATGAAGGTGGAGGTGGTCAAAATTTGTATGAGTTACAGTTATGATTTATTTTATGATTTTAATCATAAATTTAGTAAAAAAAGTAGCATTTATCCTCAAAAAAATATAGTTTTTCATATTTTTGTCTACTTCTGTCTTGATCATAAATACTAATATCGATGAAAAAAACAATTTTAAGCATTTTAATGCTTTCTAATACACTCCTCTATGCGCAAAAGGATTCTATCAACACTGCCATAGAAGAAGTGGTGATGACAGGCACGCTAAAACCTGTTAGCAGGGATAAAAGCCCTGTACCCGTAGAGGTTTTTTCCTCTCAATTTTTTGAAAAAAAACAAAGTTCTTGCCTTTTAGAATCGGTGGAAATGATCAATGGCGTAAGACCACAGCTCAATTGTTCGGTTTGTAACACTGGAGATATCCACATCAATGGCTTGGAAGGTCCTTACACTATGATCCTCATTGATGGAATGCCCATTGTTAGCTCTCTATCTACTGTATATGGTTTGAGTGGTATCCCCAACAGTTTGATAGACCGCGTGGAGGTGGTTAAAGGTCCTGCCTCCTCTATCTACGGTTCTGAAGCGATGGGCGGAATCATCAATGTTATTACTAAAAATGCGCTGAAAGCCCCAAAACTAAATGCCCATACAACGGCTTCATCTTGGGGAGAATATAATACGGACTTGGGGACAGCTTTTAAACTCGGAGATCGTATTGGCTCTTTGTTAAGCCTCAATTATTATAATTTTCAGCAAAGAATGGACCTGAATAGAGACCATTTTATGGATGCCGCGCTCCAAGATCGAATTTCAATATTTAATAAATGGAATTTTAATCGTCCTCAGGATAAAGTTGCCAGTTTTGCACTAAGATACCTCTACGAAGACCGTGCTGGTGGCGTAATGGATTGGGATAAATACAAGGACCGTGGCAGCAACCAAGTCTATGGCGAAAGTATTTTTACCAACAGAGTGGAGGCTATTGCCGCTTATGAACTTCCCATTGAGGAAAAAATAATAACGCAATGGTCGTATAATTATCATCATCAAGATTCATTCTATGGGGATACGCCCTTCCTTGCTAAGCAATCCACATTTTTCGGACAAATGTTTTGGGATAAAACTTTGGGCGCTTCTAATTTACTATTAGGTATTGCGGTTAAAAATACCTATTACGATGATAACACTCTGGGAACATTGGAGGCAGATGGCATCACCAATCGCCCGCAGAATGACTGGATCCCTGGCGCTTTTATACAAAATCAGTGGCAGATTAACGACCAACAAATTTTGCTATTGGGCTACCGTTTAGATTTATCCAAAATCCACGGTTGGATCCACTCGCCGAGGATAGCCTATAAACGAAATCTAACTCCAAGCACTCAACTTAGAACGAGTTTTGGTACTGGATTTAGAGTGGTCAACCTCTTCACAGAAGAGCACGCTGCCCTTACGGGATCTCGACAAGTGGTCATTAGCGAACAACTCAATCCTGAAAGGTCTTATAATGCCAACCTAAACCTCACCCACCGTACTTATTTAAATTCAGGATACATCAACCTTGATTTATTAGGTTTTTATTCCTATTTTACCAATAAAATCATTGGCGATTTTGATACCAATCCCAACCAAATTTTATACTACAACTTAACTGGAAAATCCATCAGCGCTGGGGCTTCTCTCAATACAGAGTTTAAATTTGAAATTCCTCTAAGTTTACAATTGGGGCTGACCTATATGGAAGTTTATAAGGAAGATGATAAAAATGGTGTAAAAACTAAAATACCTCAGTTATTCGCGCCCAAATGGTCTGGCACTTATGCCCTTACTTATCATTTTCCTAAAAAATGGACTTTAGATTTTACGGGGATTTTCTATGGTCCTATGCGGCTTCCTATCCTTCCCAACGATTTTAGACCTGAATATTCGCCGTGGTACACTTTAGCCAATTTACAATTGAAAAAAGAGTTTTCGGATATAGGTTTAGAGCTTTATGCTGGGGTGAAAAACATTTTCAACTTTACTCCTAAAAATCCGTTGATGCGTCCCGATGATCCTTTTGATCAAAATATAAATGATCCTGTTAACAATCCGATGGGTTATACTTTTGATACTGCCTATGGCTATGCCCCAATGACAGGCATTAGAACCTTTTTAGGCTTAAAATACATCATCAAATAGAGGATTAAATCCAATTATTACCCCTCCGTTTCCTCCATTAGTTTTAGGTAGGTGGCGTAGCGGCTTTCTAAAATATCATCTTCCTCTATTGCCTTGATTACCGCGCATTTAGGCTCATTGAGGTGCAGACAGTTATGGAATTTACAATGTTGCCCTATCTGAAAAATCTCTGGGAAATAATGTTGCACCTCTTCTTTCTGAATGTCTATCATCGCGAATTCTCGCACACCAGGGGTATCTATTACACTACCGCCAAAATTCCAAAAATGCATTTGAGCAAAAGTGGTGGTATGCTTTCCTTTAAGGTGAACTTCGGAAACTTTGCCAGTGCGGAGGTTTAGCCCTGGTTGCAAGGCATTAACCAAAGTGGATTTTCCGCTTCCTGAATGTCCAAAAAATACCGAAATTTTGTCTTGAAGTTCTAGTTTTAAATCCTCTAAGTTTAACCCTGAATAGGCAGAAATCATCATCGTTTTGTAGCCTATATTTTGATAAATTTCGGATAAAGCCTCTATATAAGTGAGCTCTTCATCTGTGAGCAAATCGGTTTTGTTAAATAAAATAAGAGGTTGGATGTTGTATGCCTCGCAGCAAGCCAAAAAGCGATCTAAAAACCCCAGTGAAGTTTCTGGATTTTTAAGCGTATAGAGAAAACAAGCCAAATCTATGTTAGAAGCTATGATGTGCGCCTCTTTGGAAAGGTTCACCGATTTTCTGATCAGGTAATTTTTGCGTGGTTCTATTTTGGTAATCCACGCCACTTGGTCGGCTTCCAGCTGAAATTCTACCCAATCTCCCACCGCCAAAGGATTGGTCAGTCGGTTTTTCTGTAATTTAAACTTGCCACGGATGCGCGCCTCATAAATTTCTCCTGTGACCGCCTCTTTTACTTGATACCAACTCCCTGTAGATTTGGTAATTAGCCCTTTAAAAACTTCCATAAATCACTCGTAAATTTCTGATAATCTCACTGGCACTAAGCGGTCTTCTCGGTATAAATGCGCTTTATCTTTGGTGATGTCTAAACTCGGATAAAGGTTGGCGCCCACCAATTTAATTTTTCCTTGCTCTATCCAAGATTGCTCTTTTACAGCGTGCTGATAAACCATTTTCTGGATTTCTCCCGCTCGGTACATCGCTTGATAACTGCCTTTTTCTTCTATCTCGATAAACAATTGCCAAGCTTTAGTCGCCAATTGTTGGGTCATATCTTCCACGAAATAACTGCCATATGCTGCGTCTTCAAACACATTGATGATGCTTTCATAAGCCAAAACGATGCTTTGTTTAAAGGCTATTTCTTGTGACCAAGGCGTGGAATTTTCAACTTTAAAATCTCTTGCAAAAACAGCATCAGCACCGCCAATCATCCCAGCGGAAAGCTCCAATGTAGAGCGAATAAGGTTGTTTTCTGGGTCGGCTTTTGTTTTATTTCGCAAGGAAGTTTCTGCAAAAATATAAGGAATGTTGTTCTGTTGATACGCCCTTGACAATTGATTAAATAACAATTTAAGCGCTCTTATTTTAGCAATTTCAAAAAAGTACTGCCGTCCTACCGCTACTTTAAAAATCAGCCGTTCCAGCACCGAGGCACCAAAAATTTCTATTAAATCTTTCGCCTTGGCTAAAGCTATTGCCAACTGTTGGATGATGCTGGCACCTGCATTCTGGTAAAGGGCCACATCAACTCCCAAAGCTCTCGGTATTGGAGATTTCAATAAATTTTCGCCCCAATTGAGATTCATATTGCCTTTTTCATCAAAAATATCAACCAAAGACATCAGCTTATTTTCCGTTGTCGCCGACATCGCTTCAAAGGTGCTATAATCCTCAAAAAATAGGGTTTTATCTGCCGTAACAATGGGACCTTTAATGAGAAAAGCATAAGCATCTTCTTCCAAATTTTCTTGATATAGCGCCACCAAATGCGGGCTTTCTTCTACTTTGGGTAAAAGGTTAAAATCCCGATGAGACGCGTGATAATAAGGCTTCACCTCAATATCTTCCAAATTCTCTCTGCGGAGAATGGTGTCAATATCTTCGGTTTTCAGTTGCTGTTTAACCAGCGCCTCCCAGTCTGCCATTGTGGTGTTCCCCTTCATAGCGTTTTTATTTTTTAGCGTTGGTACTATCCACCACTAAGATAAAAATTTCTTCGTTTGGTCTTTTCATAAAGTAGTTTTCTCGAGCAAATTTTTCTTTTTCGCCTCTGTCATACATCAGTTTTTTGTAGAAAGCATCGTTTTTTTTGTACTCTTGTTTATAATATTCCAATTGCTCCTCATACTGACTGATTTCCTGATTAAGTTCGTTAATCACCAAAAAGGAATTGTTATCAAAAAAGATCATCCACACAAAAAAACACAATATCGTAACCACATAGCGGTTCAGTACATAAGTCCTAAGCCACTTGAATTTGGGTTGTTTTTTCTCTATATCTTTAATTAGATTTTTCATAAACAAATGGCTTAATCTTTGTGTTTTTTCAAAGAGTTATTGATAACAGTGGTAAGGAAATCTATCGCTACAGGGTTCTGCTTCATATTAGGAATAATGATATCTGCCTGATTTTTAGAAGGTTCTATAAATTCCTGATGCATAGGTTTCAGTGTAGTTTGGTAGCGGTATAGTACCTCCTCCAAATCTCGCCCACGCTCTTGGGTGTCTCTTTTTATTCTGCGAATCAGACGCTCATCAGAATCGGCATGTACGAATAACTTAACATCAAATTCCTTTAATAATTCCTTATCTGTAAGCACCAAAATCCCCTCCACAATAAGCACTCTTTTAGGCTCTACCGTTACGAAATCCCCTGTTCTTGAATGGGTTACAAATGAGTAAATGGGCTGTTCTATGCTTTCGTTATTTTTAAGCGCACGCACATGCTTTCGCAACAATTCAAAATCTATGGATTTGGGGTGATCATAGTTGAGGCCTTCCCTCTCTGCCATTGTAAGATTCTGATTATCATGATAATAGTTATCTTGTGATAACACATTAACCCCTTCTACATTCAGATTTTTAAGAATTTTATTCACCACGGTGGTTTTTCCAGAACCTGTACCACCAGCAATACCGATTACAAGCATTATTTTGTTTTTTACAAAGATAAGCAATCTTCATAAAAAAACGATATTCATTTTTTAAATTTGAAGATAGCCACAAAAAAACAGCCTTTCTAAAGGCTGTTGATTTAAATTCTTATTTTAAATATTGAGTGATTTTTTCACTGTCGGGTTTGGTTGTGCTCAAAAAGCTGTCTATCAATTTTCCATCTTCATCGATGAGGAATTTTGTGAAATTCCAAAGAATCGTGGTATTTTTAACCCCATTAAGTTCTTTTTCGGTCAAAAATCTAAAAATAGGTGTCGAATCTTCCCCTTTTACAGAAACTTTGGCAGCCATAGGAAAGGTAACGCCATAGTTCAACTGGCAAAAATTTTTGATTTCTGCATTGGTTCCAGGCTCTTGCCCTCCAAAATTATTCGCTGGAAAACCAACGATAACCAATTGATTTTGATACTTTTGGTATAGTTTTTCTAAATCTTCATACTGCGGTGTAAAGCCACATTCTGATGCGGTATTGACAATTAAAATTTTCTTTCCTTTAAAATCCGCAAAGTTGATTTCGCCGCCATCTAAGCTTTCCACCTTGTAGTCGTAAATGCTCTTTGGCAAAGGCTTTTCATCTTGTTGGGTTGCTTTTTTATGGCTTGTGCATTGCAATAGCGCCACTACGGAAAGTAGAAAAATGAATATTTTTTTCATCTTATTTAATTTTAAAAGTATTCTCTGGGAACACCTTGTTGGTTTCTATTTTATTGAAAATCATCGTATAATCGCCTTCTTTTTTTGGCGTGGAAAAATCTATTCTAAACGGCATAACCAGCGCTCCTACTTTTTTGAAATCAGAATAGATTAAAGTTTCATCTTTTTTAGTTTCTTTGAGCAACATATAAGTCTCTGTATCAAAGTAATAGATGATTTTATTTACATTTTTAGTCAGCTCTACCTTGTAGCATAAACGGTCATCTATTTTGTCCTTACCAAGGATAGTCGCCGTGAAACCTTTGGCTTCAAAATCGATAAAATCGGTGTCAAAACTCTGAGGTTGATAATCGCTAAACTCCTGCAATTTATTGTTCGCATAGTTCATCGCATAGCCTTTTTTGCCATCATAAGCCTCTATCACATTTTCCTTTTTATCAATGATGATGGTCGTTTTGGTCAAATTAGGACGCTGTTGATAAATTTTAATGGGATACTCTTCTTTCAGCCCTAAAATCACTTGACCTTGTAGAACAATAGAGTTCAGCAATTTCCATTTAGAAAGTCCGCCGGTGGCTTCTATATTCTTATCAATCACCTCTTTAGCCGTTTGTGCCGACCAAAGCGAACCGACAACCATTGTGGTAATAACCAATATTTTTTTCATTTTTTCTGTACTTATTTTAGATGAAGAAGGCGCTTGGCTTTCTCTAAATCCTCTGGAACATCAATGCCCACACCCACGAAATCAGTTTCTATCATCTTGATTTTCATTCCGTTCTCTAAATAACGGATGCATTCTATCTTTTCCAATGTTTCCAATGGCGACATTTCTAAGCTCGCAAAAGTGAGCAACGCCTGTTTTCTAAATGCATAAACGCCAATGTGCCTAAAATATTTTGCTTCGGCATTCATTTCCCGCTGAAAAGGAATTACCGAACGGCTAAAATAAAGGGCAAATCCGTTCAAATCCGTGATGACTTTCACATTATTAGGGTTTTCAATCTCGGTGGGCTCAGTGATTTTTATCTTAAGCGATGCCAAGGAAATTTCCTGTTCTGGATCGTTATGAAACACCGAAGTCAAATCTTGAAGCGGTTCTTTTTTTAGAAAAGGTTCATCGCCTTGCACATTCACCACAATGTCGCAATCTATATCCCGAACGGCTTCCGCTATTCTGTCGCTCCCCGTTTCGTGTTGCCCTGTGCGAACGGCTTTGCCGCCTATACGGATGATTTCATCAAAAATCAAAACCGAATCTGTCGCCACAAAAACCTCATCAAACAACTGCGTAGCCACCACATTCTGATAAGTGGTCGCAATGACGGTTTGATCGCCCAAAATCTGCATCAATTTCCCTGGAAATCGGCTGGCTTCGTAGCGTGCAGGAATCACCGCTATGATTTTCAGTTTCTTCATTGCCTTTGCTTTTTTCAATTAAAAAAATAGAGCCTTTTATTTCTCGGCTCTATTTTTAGTCCACCATTTTATTTATTGTAAAGCCGTTAAAGCTTTCTCTAATTTCGGCAACATTTTTTGAATATCTTCTAACGAGCAACCGCCCACCGAAGCTCTAAACCACGGCATCGTTCTGGAATTACCAAACGCTGAAAACGGCACCAACGCCATCCCCGCCTTGTCGATAAGGTAGAACACCAAATCTGAACTGTCTTCTATTTTTTTGCCCTCAGGCGTGGTTTTTCCGATATAATCCAACTGAATGGTCAGATAAAGCGCCCCCATCGGCTTAATGCTATCTACCTGAAAACCATTAACTTTCAAATTCTGAATTCCTTCGTGAAGGGTGTTGAGACTGTGCTGTATTTTGCCTTTAAAATCTTGAATAAAAGCCTCCACCGCTGGCGTATCTACCAAAAATTTAGACATCGCTTGTTGCTCTGGCTTAGGCGACCACGCGCCCATATGCATTGCAAAAGCCTTCATCTTATTGATAATCAGCGTTGGTGCAAAGCCCCAACCCACACGAATACCCGTTGCCGCAAAGCATTTAGAAGCG from Riemerella columbina includes the following:
- the rsgA gene encoding ribosome small subunit-dependent GTPase A — translated: MEVFKGLITKSTGSWYQVKEAVTGEIYEARIRGKFKLQKNRLTNPLAVGDWVEFQLEADQVAWITKIEPRKNYLIRKSVNLSKEAHIIASNIDLACFLYTLKNPETSLGFLDRFLACCEAYNIQPLILFNKTDLLTDEELTYIEALSEIYQNIGYKTMMISAYSGLNLEDLKLELQDKISVFFGHSGSGKSTLVNALQPGLNLRTGKVSEVHLKGKHTTTFAQMHFWNFGGSVIDTPGVREFAMIDIQKEEVQHYFPEIFQIGQHCKFHNCLHLNEPKCAVIKAIEEDDILESRYATYLKLMEETEG
- a CDS encoding methylmalonyl-CoA mutase family protein, with protein sequence MKGNTTMADWEALVKQQLKTEDIDTILRRENLEDIEVKPYYHASHRDFNLLPKVEESPHLVALYQENLEEDAYAFLIKGPIVTADKTLFFEDYSTFEAMSATTENKLMSLVDIFDEKGNMNLNWGENLLKSPIPRALGVDVALYQNAGASIIQQLAIALAKAKDLIEIFGASVLERLIFKVAVGRQYFFEIAKIRALKLLFNQLSRAYQQNNIPYIFAETSLRNKTKADPENNLIRSTLELSAGMIGGADAVFARDFKVENSTPWSQEIAFKQSIVLAYESIINVFEDAAYGSYFVEDMTQQLATKAWQLFIEIEEKGSYQAMYRAGEIQKMVYQHAVKEQSWIEQGKIKLVGANLYPSLDITKDKAHLYREDRLVPVRLSEIYE
- a CDS encoding FtsB family cell division protein, which produces MKNLIKDIEKKQPKFKWLRTYVLNRYVVTILCFFVWMIFFDNNSFLVINELNQEISQYEEQLEYYKQEYKKNDAFYKKLMYDRGEKEKFARENYFMKRPNEEIFILVVDSTNAKK
- the udk gene encoding uridine kinase, producing the protein MLVIGIAGGTGSGKTTVVNKILKNLNVEGVNVLSQDNYYHDNQNLTMAEREGLNYDHPKSIDFELLRKHVRALKNNESIEQPIYSFVTHSRTGDFVTVEPKRVLIVEGILVLTDKELLKEFDVKLFVHADSDERLIRRIKRDTQERGRDLEEVLYRYQTTLKPMHQEFIEPSKNQADIIIPNMKQNPVAIDFLTTVINNSLKKHKD
- a CDS encoding glutathione peroxidase, encoding MKKIFIFLLSVVALLQCTSHKKATQQDEKPLPKSIYDYKVESLDGGEINFADFKGKKILIVNTASECGFTPQYEDLEKLYQKYQNQLVIVGFPANNFGGQEPGTNAEIKNFCQLNYGVTFPMAAKVSVKGEDSTPIFRFLTEKELNGVKNTTILWNFTKFLIDEDGKLIDSFLSTTKPDSEKITQYLK
- a CDS encoding histidine kinase — protein: MKKILVITTMVVGSLWSAQTAKEVIDKNIEATGGLSKWKLLNSIVLQGQVILGLKEEYPIKIYQQRPNLTKTTIIIDKKENVIEAYDGKKGYAMNYANNKLQEFSDYQPQSFDTDFIDFEAKGFTATILGKDKIDDRLCYKVELTKNVNKIIYYFDTETYMLLKETKKDETLIYSDFKKVGALVMPFRIDFSTPKKEGDYTMIFNKIETNKVFPENTFKIK
- the kdsB gene encoding 3-deoxy-manno-octulosonate cytidylyltransferase; this encodes MKKLKIIAVIPARYEASRFPGKLMQILGDQTVIATTYQNVVATQLFDEVFVATDSVLIFDEIIRIGGKAVRTGQHETGSDRIAEAVRDIDCDIVVNVQGDEPFLKKEPLQDLTSVFHNDPEQEISLASLKIKITEPTEIENPNNVKVITDLNGFALYFSRSVIPFQREMNAEAKYFRHIGVYAFRKQALLTFASLEMSPLETLEKIECIRYLENGMKIKMIETDFVGVGIDVPEDLEKAKRLLHLK